A genomic stretch from Polyangium spumosum includes:
- a CDS encoding aspartate aminotransferase family protein: MTLAPAYGAESPIAELLEPEDLLPIAERRLVGNYRQASFVLERGKGCELWDTEGRRYLDFCAGVAVCSLGHAHPRLVAAIAEQAARLMHVSNYFYNAENARLADELCKKSGMDRAFFCNSGAEANEAMLKLARRFFFTRGEPDRYRVIAFDNAFHGRTLGAVALTGTPKYREGFGPPLAGVTHVPYGDLDAVKAAMGPDVAAIFVEPVQGEGGVIPPPKGFLPGLRSLCDAHGALLCLDEVQTGIGRTGTFLGSEHDGVEGDAIALAKGLGGGFPIGALLIKERLNSALTPGTHGSTFGGNPLASRAARTVLAVLDEEKLMEGAVTKGQRLAEGLAALAKEHPALCVGQRGRGLLQGLTLAQGVDTRAVLGRARAHGLLLTVAGATTLRYTPPLVVSEAEIDEAIAITGRVLAEMKP, encoded by the coding sequence ATGACCCTCGCCCCCGCGTACGGAGCCGAGAGCCCCATCGCCGAGCTGCTCGAGCCCGAAGACCTCCTCCCCATCGCCGAGCGACGGCTCGTGGGCAACTACCGCCAGGCCTCGTTCGTCCTCGAGCGCGGCAAGGGATGCGAGCTCTGGGACACCGAGGGGCGTCGCTACCTCGACTTCTGCGCCGGCGTCGCGGTCTGCTCGCTCGGCCACGCCCACCCGCGCCTCGTCGCCGCGATCGCCGAGCAAGCCGCGCGGCTGATGCACGTCTCGAACTACTTCTACAACGCGGAGAACGCGCGCCTCGCCGACGAGCTCTGCAAAAAGAGCGGCATGGACCGCGCCTTCTTCTGCAACTCGGGCGCCGAGGCGAACGAGGCGATGCTCAAGCTCGCGCGGCGCTTCTTCTTCACGAGAGGCGAGCCCGACCGCTACCGCGTCATCGCCTTCGACAACGCCTTCCACGGCCGCACCCTGGGCGCGGTCGCGCTCACCGGCACCCCGAAATACCGCGAAGGGTTCGGCCCTCCGCTCGCCGGCGTCACGCACGTGCCCTACGGCGATCTCGACGCCGTCAAGGCCGCCATGGGGCCGGACGTCGCCGCGATCTTCGTCGAGCCCGTCCAGGGCGAGGGCGGCGTGATCCCGCCGCCGAAGGGCTTCCTCCCCGGCCTCCGCAGCCTCTGCGACGCGCACGGCGCGCTCCTCTGCCTCGACGAGGTGCAGACGGGCATCGGCCGCACGGGCACCTTCCTCGGCTCCGAGCACGACGGCGTCGAGGGCGACGCGATCGCCCTCGCCAAGGGCCTCGGCGGCGGCTTCCCGATCGGCGCGCTCCTCATCAAGGAGCGCTTGAACAGCGCCCTCACGCCAGGCACCCACGGCTCGACCTTCGGCGGCAACCCGCTCGCCTCGCGGGCCGCGCGCACCGTGCTCGCCGTCCTCGACGAGGAGAAGCTCATGGAAGGCGCCGTCACGAAGGGCCAGCGCCTCGCCGAGGGCCTCGCCGCGCTCGCGAAGGAGCACCCCGCCCTCTGCGTCGGACAACGCGGCCGCGGCCTCTTGCAAGGCCTCACGCTCGCGCAAGGCGTCGACACGCGCGCCGTCCTCGGCCGCGCCCGCGCCCACGGCCTGCTCCTCACGGTCGCCGGCGCGACCACGTTGCGCTACACGCCGCCGCTCGTCGTGAGCGAGGCCGAGATCGACGAAGCCATCGCCATCACGGGCCGCGTGCTCGCGGAGATGAAGCCGTGA
- the grpE gene encoding nucleotide exchange factor GrpE, whose translation MSEPETTTKSAQDPNGQNGEATSGEQPSAAAEPQAPPPPSVEQRLADALAESARTRDQLLRTAADFDNFRKRSRREIDDAHRRGKETTVKDLLPVFDNFERAIVHAEGTADAKAVAEGLRMVLKQFLDTLEKMGIQRVVAVGQPFDPAQHEAIQHIESPEHPAGVVMHEVQSGYRMGDYLVRPAMVVVSKGPPGGGAAAAS comes from the coding sequence ATGTCCGAGCCCGAGACCACGACGAAGTCTGCCCAGGATCCAAACGGTCAGAACGGCGAGGCGACGAGCGGCGAGCAGCCGTCTGCCGCCGCCGAGCCCCAGGCTCCGCCGCCGCCCAGCGTGGAGCAGCGCCTCGCGGATGCGCTGGCCGAGTCCGCCCGCACGCGTGATCAGCTCCTGCGCACGGCGGCCGATTTCGACAATTTCCGCAAGCGCTCGCGGCGCGAGATCGACGACGCGCACCGGCGGGGCAAGGAGACCACGGTGAAGGATCTCCTGCCCGTCTTCGATAATTTCGAGCGCGCGATCGTGCACGCCGAGGGCACCGCCGACGCGAAGGCCGTGGCCGAGGGCCTGCGGATGGTGCTGAAGCAGTTCCTCGATACGCTGGAGAAGATGGGGATCCAGCGCGTCGTCGCGGTCGGCCAGCCCTTCGATCCCGCGCAGCACGAGGCCATCCAGCACATCGAGTCGCCCGAGCATCCGGCCGGCGTGGTGATGCACGAGGTGCAGTCCGGTTATCGCATGGGCGACTACCTCGTCCGTCCGGCGATGGTCGTGGTGTCCAAGGGCCCGCCCGGCGGCGGCGCGGCGGCCGCGAGCTGA
- the dnaK gene encoding molecular chaperone DnaK — MGRIVGIDLGTTNSCVAVVDVAAASSANDVKVIPNAEGARTTPSVVAIVASGERLVGQVARRQAVTNPQSTVYAVKRLMGRKLDSPDVMRAASLVPYPILAAKNGDAWVELRGKAHSPPEVSAMILAQMKETAERFLGEPVTEAVITVPAYFDDAQRQATKDAGKIAGLEVRRIINEPTAAALAYGLDKKAKAAETIAVYDLGGGTFDISILEISGGVFNVKATGGDTHLGGEDFDGRLMDMLVGEFQLEFGVDLRGDRMAMQRLKEAAEKAKHELSSSLDTQINLPFIAVGSDGAPLHLERSMQRNELEMLTQDLVDRTIEVCRDVLGDARLSPSAIETVVLVGGMTRMPAVQAAVKELFGKDPCKGVNPDEVVAVGAALQAAALSGQADEILLLDVTPLSLGVETGGGVMTRLIPRNTTIPTSRGEIFTTSLDRQTFVPIHVLQGEREMAADNQSLARFELSGIPPAPRGVPKIQVVFNIDEDGIVHVEATDLGTGRAHKVRVTPTSGLAPSEVERLVGEAEKFREEDAQRRDRAELENQSETLLYTTEQAIEAYAELVDEATLSGVREGCVILRKLLDEDAPSGDLRGAYGKLEAAAFRLSEVIYGGGSA, encoded by the coding sequence ATGGGAAGGATCGTCGGCATCGACCTCGGGACCACCAACTCGTGCGTGGCCGTCGTCGACGTGGCGGCGGCGTCGTCGGCGAACGACGTCAAGGTGATCCCCAACGCCGAGGGCGCGCGGACGACGCCCTCGGTCGTCGCGATCGTCGCGAGCGGCGAGCGGCTCGTCGGGCAGGTGGCCCGCAGGCAGGCCGTGACGAACCCGCAGAGCACGGTCTACGCGGTCAAACGCCTGATGGGGCGCAAGCTCGATTCGCCCGACGTGATGCGCGCCGCCTCGCTCGTGCCGTACCCGATCCTCGCCGCGAAGAACGGCGACGCGTGGGTCGAGCTTCGCGGCAAGGCGCACTCGCCGCCCGAGGTCAGCGCGATGATCCTCGCGCAGATGAAGGAGACCGCCGAGCGATTCCTCGGCGAGCCGGTCACCGAGGCGGTGATCACGGTCCCCGCGTACTTCGACGACGCGCAGCGGCAAGCGACGAAGGACGCGGGCAAGATCGCCGGCCTCGAGGTGCGCCGCATCATCAACGAGCCCACGGCGGCGGCGCTCGCGTACGGGCTCGACAAGAAGGCCAAGGCCGCAGAGACGATCGCGGTCTACGACCTCGGCGGCGGCACGTTCGACATCTCGATCCTCGAGATCAGCGGCGGCGTCTTCAACGTGAAGGCGACGGGCGGCGACACGCACCTCGGCGGCGAGGACTTCGACGGGCGCCTGATGGACATGCTCGTCGGCGAGTTCCAGCTCGAGTTCGGCGTGGATCTGCGCGGCGATCGGATGGCGATGCAGCGGCTGAAGGAGGCCGCGGAGAAGGCGAAGCACGAGCTCAGCTCCTCGCTCGACACGCAGATCAACCTGCCCTTCATCGCGGTCGGGTCGGACGGCGCGCCCTTGCACCTCGAACGATCCATGCAGCGCAACGAGCTCGAGATGCTCACGCAGGACCTCGTCGATCGGACGATCGAGGTGTGCCGCGACGTGCTCGGGGACGCGCGGCTCTCGCCGAGCGCGATCGAGACCGTGGTGCTCGTCGGCGGCATGACGCGGATGCCCGCGGTGCAGGCGGCCGTGAAGGAGCTCTTCGGCAAGGACCCGTGCAAGGGCGTGAACCCGGACGAGGTCGTGGCCGTGGGCGCGGCGCTCCAGGCCGCGGCGCTCTCCGGGCAGGCCGACGAGATCCTCCTGCTCGACGTCACGCCGCTCTCGCTCGGCGTGGAGACGGGCGGCGGCGTGATGACCAGGCTCATCCCGCGCAACACCACGATCCCCACCTCGCGCGGCGAGATCTTCACGACGAGCCTCGATCGACAGACGTTCGTGCCGATCCACGTCCTGCAAGGCGAGCGCGAGATGGCGGCCGACAACCAGAGCCTCGCGCGCTTCGAGCTCTCGGGCATCCCGCCCGCGCCGCGAGGCGTGCCGAAGATCCAGGTCGTCTTCAACATCGACGAGGATGGAATCGTCCACGTCGAGGCCACGGATCTCGGCACGGGGCGCGCGCACAAGGTGCGCGTCACGCCGACGAGCGGGCTCGCTCCGTCGGAGGTCGAGCGGCTCGTCGGTGAGGCGGAAAAATTCCGCGAGGAAGACGCGCAGAGGCGTGATCGGGCCGAGCTCGAGAACCAGTCCGAGACGCTGCTCTACACGACGGAGCAGGCGATCGAGGCGTACGCCGAGCTCGTCGACGAGGCGACGCTCTCCGGCGTGCGCGAGGGCTGCGTGATCCTGCGCAAGCTGCTCGACGAGGACGCGCCGAGCGGCGATCTGCGGGGCGCCTACGGCAAGCTCGAGGCCGCGGCCTTCCGTCTCTCGGAGGTGATCTACGGCGGCGGCTCCGCCTGA
- the argF gene encoding ornithine carbamoyltransferase, giving the protein MKRDLLRLADLGDGGIVAMLDRSAFFARVRGKLDEHPRPLAGHAVALLFDKPSTRTRLSLEVATYELGGHPIIVTPESTQMSRGEPTEDTARVLGRMVSAVTYRTSTTARFEAMARACRAPVLNALTDDAHPMQVLADLHTTREARGRLDGLRICWVGDASNVARSWIEAAGLLKLDVTLATPPAFAPPLPEVEEARARGGQITITDDARAAAKDADVLITDVWVSMGQETERDYRISALSPYRITQELVSLASPEVVVLHCLPAHRGEEIDADVLEGPRSFVWDAVESRLHTSKALLEWAALGPGFGPPPFAVGRGGAAG; this is encoded by the coding sequence GTGAAGCGTGATCTCCTGCGCCTCGCGGACCTCGGGGACGGCGGCATCGTCGCCATGCTGGATCGTTCGGCATTTTTTGCCCGCGTGCGTGGCAAGCTCGACGAGCACCCGCGGCCGCTCGCCGGCCACGCCGTCGCCCTCCTCTTCGACAAGCCCTCGACCCGCACGCGCCTCTCGCTCGAGGTCGCCACCTACGAGCTCGGCGGTCACCCGATCATCGTCACGCCCGAGTCGACGCAGATGAGCCGCGGCGAGCCCACCGAGGACACGGCCCGCGTGCTCGGCCGCATGGTCTCCGCCGTCACGTACCGCACGAGCACCACGGCGCGCTTCGAGGCCATGGCCCGCGCCTGCCGCGCCCCCGTGCTGAACGCGCTCACCGACGACGCCCACCCCATGCAGGTCCTCGCCGATCTGCACACGACCCGCGAGGCCCGAGGCCGGCTCGACGGCCTGCGCATCTGCTGGGTCGGCGACGCGAGCAACGTGGCTCGCTCGTGGATCGAGGCCGCGGGCCTGCTGAAGCTCGACGTGACGCTCGCGACGCCGCCCGCCTTCGCCCCGCCCTTGCCCGAGGTCGAGGAGGCGCGCGCCCGCGGCGGTCAGATCACCATCACCGACGACGCGCGCGCGGCGGCCAAGGACGCCGACGTCCTGATCACGGACGTGTGGGTGAGCATGGGGCAGGAGACCGAACGCGACTACCGCATCAGCGCCCTCTCGCCCTACCGCATCACGCAGGAGCTCGTCTCGCTCGCCTCGCCCGAGGTCGTCGTGCTGCACTGCTTGCCCGCGCATCGCGGCGAGGAGATCGACGCCGACGTGCTCGAAGGCCCACGCAGCTTCGTGTGGGACGCGGTCGAGTCGCGGCTGCATACGAGCAAGGCCCTGCTCGAGTGGGCCGCGCTCGGGCCTGGCTTCGGCCCGCCGCCCTTCGCTGTCGGCCGCGGCGGCGCGGCAGGCTGA